From Magnetococcales bacterium, the proteins below share one genomic window:
- a CDS encoding aminoacyl-tRNA hydrolase → MKLLVGLGNPGPNYQGTRHNIGFDAVACLVRQFGLGARVTRFGGWFGSGRIDGETVSWLCPQTFMNLSGNAVGEAVRFYHLEPVDVVVFHDDLDLAPGRIKVKQGGGHGGHNGLKSIHQVLASPEFLRVRLGIGRPPGKMDPARYVLEPFSSQEQVIHDASIALLPQVLPFLLRGDPAGAMNHLGQIMTQQPNDPRKGSGNKKAGE, encoded by the coding sequence ATGAAACTGCTGGTGGGGCTGGGCAACCCCGGCCCAAATTATCAGGGGACGAGACACAATATCGGCTTTGACGCGGTGGCGTGTCTCGTCCGCCAGTTCGGTCTCGGCGCCCGAGTCACCCGGTTCGGGGGGTGGTTCGGTTCCGGACGGATCGATGGCGAAACAGTCTCCTGGCTCTGTCCGCAAACCTTCATGAACCTGTCGGGAAACGCGGTCGGAGAAGCGGTCCGGTTCTACCACCTTGAACCGGTCGATGTCGTGGTCTTTCACGACGACCTGGATCTGGCTCCGGGTCGCATCAAGGTCAAACAGGGGGGCGGACATGGCGGGCATAACGGCCTCAAATCAATCCACCAAGTCCTTGCCTCACCCGAATTCCTCCGTGTCCGCCTTGGCATTGGCCGACCTCCGGGGAAGATGGACCCGGCCCGGTATGTCCTGGAACCCTTCTCGTCCCAGGAGCAGGTCATCCACGACGCATCCATCGCCCTTCTTCCCCAGGTGCTTCCTTTTTTGCTGCGTGGCGACCCGGCGGGAGCCATGAATCATCTGGGACAGATCATGACGCAACAACCCAACGATCCCAGGAAGGGGTCTGGGAACAAAAAGGCAGGAGAATAG
- the ychF gene encoding redox-regulated ATPase YchF encodes MALQCGIVGLPNVGKSTIFNALTSAGAQIANYPFCTIEPNVGVVTVQDPRLDTLTRMAKPAKTLPTVMEFLDIAGLVKGASKGEGLGNQFLGNIRQVDAVAHVVRCFENIDVTHVHGIIDPATDIEIIETELMLADLASIEKRRDAVIRKARSGDKEARFLTSVYDKVILGLNEGTPIRALGLGPEEKVVMRELFPLTAKPVLYVCNVDESAAAAAQVPGQHPLTDAVRARAAREGAEVVVICGAMEAEIAQLKAEEKQAFLDDLGLKEPGLDRLIRQAYRLLGLMTFFTVGPKEVRAWTVGNGAKAPQAAGVIHTDFERGFIRAEVIAYEDFVACGGESGAKEKGKLRVEGKDYTVQDGDIMHFRFNV; translated from the coding sequence ATGGCTTTGCAATGTGGCATCGTTGGTCTTCCCAATGTTGGAAAATCGACCATTTTCAATGCACTGACCTCGGCAGGGGCCCAGATTGCCAACTACCCGTTCTGCACCATCGAGCCCAATGTCGGCGTCGTGACGGTCCAGGATCCCCGACTCGACACCCTGACCCGCATGGCCAAGCCCGCCAAGACCCTGCCCACCGTCATGGAATTTCTCGACATCGCAGGCCTCGTCAAGGGGGCCTCCAAGGGTGAAGGTCTGGGCAATCAGTTTCTCGGCAACATTCGTCAGGTAGACGCGGTGGCTCATGTGGTCCGTTGTTTTGAAAATATCGATGTCACACATGTCCATGGCATCATCGATCCTGCCACCGACATCGAAATCATCGAAACCGAACTGATGCTGGCCGATCTTGCAAGTATCGAAAAACGCCGGGATGCGGTGATCCGCAAGGCCCGTTCCGGGGACAAGGAGGCCCGTTTTCTCACCTCGGTCTATGACAAAGTCATCCTCGGCCTCAACGAAGGCACGCCCATCCGCGCCCTGGGCTTGGGCCCCGAGGAAAAGGTTGTCATGCGCGAACTTTTTCCCCTGACGGCCAAACCGGTTCTTTATGTTTGCAATGTCGATGAATCCGCGGCAGCTGCGGCCCAGGTCCCGGGACAACACCCCTTGACCGACGCCGTTCGCGCGCGGGCTGCACGGGAAGGGGCAGAGGTCGTCGTGATTTGCGGTGCCATGGAAGCGGAGATTGCCCAACTGAAGGCCGAGGAAAAACAGGCCTTTCTCGATGATCTGGGGCTCAAGGAACCTGGACTCGACCGGTTGATCCGTCAGGCCTATCGCCTTCTGGGATTGATGACCTTCTTCACGGTCGGACCCAAGGAGGTACGGGCCTGGACCGTGGGGAACGGTGCCAAGGCGCCACAGGCCGCCGGCGTCATCCATACCGATTTTGAACGTGGATTCATTCGCGCCGAGGTCATCGCCTATGAGGATTTCGTCGCCTGTGGCGGGGAATCGGGGGCCAAGGAAAAAGGAAAGCTCCGAGTGGAAGGAAAGGATTATACCGTCCAGGATGGCGACATCATGCACTTTCGCTTCAATGTCTGA
- a CDS encoding NAD(P)-dependent oxidoreductase, producing MARILITGIGGFIGRVLARALLARGDEVHGIDRIRHPSLPEPVCFVQADLAREETCPDLPGNLDGIIHLAGVSRAGDACRAPVPAMNANIQGSANLLDRAARATPRPWLILGSTREVDRLLKKQTLPSLQDIYALSKQTMESIAIAFAREGGNRLLILRLSDVYGSPEEPEGKLLPTFIRRARDNQPLLIHPGSLGVFFHFTHIDDVLRVVLEGIDRLSATTTPLLALQRVWDESQPIDSTHLARLIQTIGTSASPITLPPPVVSRSSAIEPSIEEIPFIPTITLAEGIRRQFARFC from the coding sequence ATGGCCAGGATCCTGATCACCGGTATCGGCGGTTTCATCGGTCGCGTTCTCGCCCGGGCGCTCCTCGCCCGAGGTGATGAAGTGCATGGCATCGACCGTATCCGACACCCATCCCTTCCCGAACCGGTCTGTTTCGTCCAGGCCGACCTGGCCCGGGAAGAGACCTGTCCGGACCTCCCTGGCAACCTGGACGGCATCATCCATCTGGCCGGAGTCAGTCGGGCAGGCGACGCATGCCGCGCCCCGGTTCCCGCCATGAACGCCAACATCCAGGGTTCGGCCAACCTGCTCGATCGGGCCGCTCGCGCCACGCCCAGGCCCTGGCTCATCCTTGGTTCCACCCGCGAAGTGGACCGACTTCTGAAAAAACAAACCCTCCCTTCGTTACAGGACATCTATGCCCTGAGCAAACAAACCATGGAGTCCATCGCCATCGCCTTCGCCCGCGAAGGGGGCAATCGGCTTCTGATCCTCAGGCTTTCGGATGTCTACGGTTCCCCCGAGGAACCGGAAGGAAAATTGCTGCCCACCTTCATCCGCCGCGCCCGCGACAACCAACCCCTCCTCATCCACCCCGGAAGCCTGGGGGTTTTCTTTCATTTCACCCATATCGACGATGTTCTCCGAGTTGTCCTCGAAGGGATCGACCGATTGTCGGCCACCACCACCCCTTTACTGGCCCTGCAACGGGTCTGGGACGAATCCCAACCCATCGACAGCACCCATCTGGCTCGGCTGATCCAGACCATCGGCACATCCGCTTCCCCCATCACCCTTCCCCCCCCCGTCGTCTCCCGCTCCTCCGCCATCGAGCCCTCCATCGAGGAAATTCCCTTCATTCCCACCATAACCCTTGCCGAGGGGATCCGCAGGCAATTCGCAAGGTTTTGTTAA
- a CDS encoding ribose-phosphate pyrophosphokinase: MDKLKIFSGNANPELGRRICEYLSMDLANATIRHFSDGEIFVQIDENVRGRDVFVVQPTSSPANDHLMELLIMVDALRRASAGRITAVIPYFGYARQDRKEAGRTPITSKLVADLLQAAGVGRVVTMDLHAGQIQGFFNMPVDNLYATPVLLGAVRQKGIKNGMVISPDVGGVVRARSYAKRLDLELAIIDKRRPAANVAEVHHIIGDVSGKSCIIVDDMVDTAGTLVKAADALIDHGATNVIAVASHGVLSGPAVRRIQDSSSLDRLIVTDTIRLSPEGEECPKIERHSVSSLLGEAIRRISDEESVSSLFV, encoded by the coding sequence ATCGATAAACTGAAAATTTTTTCTGGCAACGCCAACCCGGAACTGGGACGGCGTATCTGCGAATACCTATCCATGGATCTGGCCAACGCCACCATCCGACATTTTTCCGATGGCGAAATATTCGTCCAGATCGACGAAAATGTCCGTGGCCGCGATGTCTTCGTCGTGCAACCGACCTCCTCCCCGGCCAACGATCACCTGATGGAACTCCTGATCATGGTGGACGCCCTGCGACGGGCCTCGGCGGGAAGAATCACCGCCGTCATCCCCTACTTTGGCTATGCACGCCAGGATCGCAAGGAGGCAGGAAGAACCCCCATCACATCCAAACTGGTCGCCGATCTTCTCCAGGCCGCCGGCGTCGGACGGGTGGTGACGATGGACCTCCATGCCGGCCAGATTCAAGGATTCTTCAACATGCCCGTGGACAACCTCTATGCCACCCCCGTCCTTCTCGGGGCGGTCCGGCAGAAGGGGATCAAGAACGGCATGGTCATCTCGCCCGATGTCGGCGGCGTCGTCCGCGCCCGCTCCTATGCCAAAAGACTCGATCTGGAACTGGCCATCATCGACAAACGGCGCCCCGCCGCCAACGTCGCCGAGGTGCATCACATCATCGGCGACGTCTCCGGAAAAAGCTGCATCATCGTCGATGACATGGTCGATACCGCCGGCACCCTGGTCAAGGCGGCGGACGCCCTGATCGATCACGGCGCCACAAACGTCATCGCCGTCGCCAGTCACGGTGTCCTTTCGGGACCCGCCGTCCGCCGCATCCAGGATTCCTCCTCCCTGGACCGGCTGATCGTCACCGATACCATCCGTCTTTCCCCCGAAGGGGAGGAATGCCCCAAGATCGAACGGCATTCCGTTTCCAGCCTTCTGGGAGAGGCCATCCGCCGCATCAGCGACGAAGAATCGGTCAGCTCCCTCTTCGTCTGA
- a CDS encoding 50S ribosomal protein L25/general stress protein Ctc: MAIIKATKRDGTGKGVARQLRRDGRVPAVLYGGPKTKSNINLSLELRELLKTLEIEGTNIRVKVIDLVIDGVGTEKSLMRGLQLHPVSGRPVHVDFMRFDAHQKIQVMVPIHVVDEDQSPGIRSGGILQLVQHEMEIHCQAGAIPEAIEVSIKGLEIGHSIHLRDIQLPAGTEVHGDQNMTIVTLIGVKAEQVEEGAPAAPESGESQAEAS, from the coding sequence ATGGCAATCATCAAGGCCACAAAAAGAGACGGGACCGGCAAGGGGGTGGCTCGTCAACTGCGGCGCGATGGTCGCGTTCCCGCAGTGTTGTACGGCGGTCCCAAGACAAAAAGCAACATCAACCTTTCCCTGGAATTGCGGGAACTGCTCAAAACCCTCGAAATCGAAGGAACCAACATCCGGGTCAAGGTCATCGACCTGGTCATCGATGGCGTCGGCACCGAAAAATCCCTCATGCGTGGATTGCAGCTCCATCCCGTCAGCGGACGACCGGTTCATGTCGATTTCATGCGGTTTGATGCCCATCAAAAAATTCAGGTGATGGTGCCCATCCATGTCGTGGATGAAGACCAGTCCCCCGGCATCCGCAGCGGCGGCATCTTGCAACTTGTCCAGCATGAAATGGAAATTCACTGTCAGGCGGGCGCCATCCCCGAGGCGATCGAGGTTTCCATCAAAGGGCTGGAAATCGGTCATTCGATTCATCTGCGTGACATCCAGCTGCCGGCGGGCACCGAAGTTCACGGCGATCAGAACATGACCATCGTCACCCTCATCGGCGTCAAGGCGGAGCAAGTCGAGGAAGGGGCCCCCGCGGCGCCGGAATCGGGCGAAAGCCAAGCCGAAGCCTCCTGA
- a CDS encoding ankyrin repeat domain-containing protein, translating into MPWNNVRTMTGWVGRSAFIALALTAMASTTATGAATPEMTRTDERRPVQEMEKKSTRTPLHTAIEEGDLVQAEIHIRAKKWINDRDVFGQTPLHFAVVRENLSLIKELLAAGANVSFPDRRGDTPLHIVAARQGSLEIAWTLLDKGANIHAANANGTTPLHWAAGEGNLALVGLFLRHGAKVDPIDGKGDSPLHWAAESSRLDVVKFLLRSGADPGKVNKSGRSPLHLAAKNGQLEIAALLVDRGVDLTTSGISGDTALHWAAGQGHADMVRLLSSRTRQVDPRAKYGETPLHWAAFRGHYEVAALLIDAGANCNALDAQGNTPLQLAQAQGYDKIVKLLLPRATLNTVHRTQKQIPVPNI; encoded by the coding sequence ATGCCATGGAATAACGTCAGAACGATGACAGGATGGGTGGGAAGATCGGCCTTCATTGCCCTGGCCCTCACGGCAATGGCATCGACAACCGCTACAGGCGCCGCCACGCCAGAAATGACTCGGACGGATGAACGACGACCCGTCCAGGAAATGGAAAAAAAATCGACACGGACCCCACTCCACACCGCCATCGAGGAAGGAGACCTGGTTCAAGCGGAAATCCACATCCGCGCCAAAAAATGGATCAACGACCGTGATGTCTTCGGACAAACTCCACTGCATTTCGCGGTCGTGCGGGAAAACCTATCGTTGATCAAGGAACTGTTGGCAGCCGGGGCGAACGTATCATTTCCCGACCGGCGGGGAGACACGCCATTGCACATCGTGGCGGCACGACAGGGTTCCCTGGAAATCGCCTGGACCCTCCTCGACAAAGGCGCCAACATTCACGCCGCCAACGCCAATGGCACAACGCCATTGCACTGGGCCGCGGGGGAGGGCAACCTTGCCCTGGTTGGTTTGTTCCTGCGCCACGGCGCCAAGGTCGATCCAATCGATGGCAAAGGGGATTCCCCCCTGCACTGGGCAGCCGAATCATCGCGGCTCGATGTGGTCAAATTTCTGCTGCGCTCGGGCGCCGATCCGGGCAAGGTCAACAAAAGCGGTCGTTCCCCCCTGCATCTGGCGGCAAAAAACGGTCAACTCGAAATTGCCGCCCTCCTGGTCGATCGGGGCGTCGATCTCACAACCTCTGGAATTTCAGGCGATACCGCGCTCCACTGGGCCGCAGGCCAGGGACATGCGGACATGGTCCGTCTTCTTTCCAGCCGGACCCGGCAGGTCGATCCCCGGGCCAAATACGGCGAAACGCCACTCCACTGGGCCGCTTTCCGCGGCCATTACGAAGTCGCGGCCCTGTTGATCGATGCCGGAGCCAACTGCAACGCCCTGGATGCCCAGGGCAATACCCCCCTGCAACTGGCCCAGGCTCAAGGATACGACAAAATCGTCAAACTCCTGCTGCCCCGCGCCACGCTCAATACCGTCCACCGGACCCAGAAACAGATACCGGTTCCCAACATCTGA
- a CDS encoding DUF499 domain-containing protein — translation MAKSNHGRVGDALELLNAGVRPFVERELRAVHGDQWQKMVARAIREDRGTVSEVNWDTQNLLTVMWDQWNAVFRNTLGYTGRSLVSELREIHNRWAHQASFSSDDVYRALDSIGRLLTAISAPETKELEDQKMALLRVRFDEQCRGEMRKQAVAPTEGNPRSGLRSWRDVAIPHRDVARGKYQQAEFAADLWQVYLNEAASEYQDPTEFFRRTFITEGLRKLLGNGIIRIGGQGGDPVVELQTNFGGGKTHSMLALYHLFSGTSATELPGVEQVLEDVGCKVDSKVNRAVVVGTKVSPGNPSTKADGTVVRTIWGEIAWQLGGKAGYKMIRADDENATNPGDKMKELFNKFSPCLVLIDEWVAYARQLHEGSVLPAGTFDTQFTFAQALSEAAKAARNTLLVVSIPASDNEIGGEWGQRALSRLKNAVGRVESSWRPASSDEGFEIVRRRLFEPLHEPQAFVARDAVARAFVEMYGTQHSEFPSECREAEYERRIKLAYPIHPELFDRLYNDWSTLDKFQRTRGVLRLMAAVIHSLWERQDGNLLIMPGTIPIDDSAVQFELTRYLDDPWTPVIAKDVDGAHSLPLRLDRDSPNLGRYSACRRVARTIYVGSAPTQRAAHRGIDERQVNLGCVQPGETVATFGDAIRRLTDRATYLYVDGSRYWYATQPTVTRLAEDRANQIHEHDVMDEIVRRLRDEARSRGDFHRVHACPSGSDIPDEHEARLVILSPDRPHGKGQADSAARMEAQAILDSRGSSPRSYKNTLVFLAGDASRLKELQVAVRQFMSWKSIWDEREQLNLDPFQAKQADTQRKNGDETVKVRIPETYQWLLVPNQPDPRGSPEWTETRLQGLDSLALRAAKKLKSEEMLLVQMGGVRLRLELDRVPLWRGHDVPVKQLVEDFATYLYLPRLRDSDVLIAAIREGITRPTWQSDTFAGAQSRDAAGRYSGLAGGGSATVQDEAGLIIVKPDVAAEQQRRDIAAAETKAGNGSATVPDIERTVARRQSTGKGGTLATDPGIPPAALGYRRFRGSVRIDSLRAGRDASRIADEVIQHLSRYIGANVEVTMEIRAELPSGASEKTIRDVTENCRTLRFASFGFEEE, via the coding sequence ATGGCCAAGAGCAATCATGGCAGAGTGGGTGATGCGCTTGAACTGCTCAACGCAGGGGTTCGCCCCTTTGTGGAGCGGGAACTGCGTGCCGTGCATGGAGATCAGTGGCAAAAGATGGTGGCGCGGGCGATCCGTGAAGACCGTGGTACGGTGAGCGAGGTCAACTGGGACACCCAAAATCTGCTCACTGTCATGTGGGACCAGTGGAACGCCGTCTTTCGTAACACCCTTGGCTATACCGGACGATCCCTGGTTAGCGAACTGCGCGAGATCCATAACCGTTGGGCGCATCAGGCGTCTTTCAGCAGCGATGATGTCTATCGGGCGCTGGACAGCATCGGACGCCTGCTCACTGCCATTTCGGCCCCCGAGACAAAGGAACTGGAAGATCAGAAGATGGCACTGCTGCGCGTGCGATTCGACGAGCAGTGTCGGGGCGAAATGCGCAAGCAGGCCGTGGCTCCCACCGAGGGCAACCCGCGGAGCGGCCTGAGGTCCTGGCGCGACGTCGCCATCCCGCACCGGGACGTGGCCAGAGGCAAGTACCAGCAGGCCGAGTTCGCGGCTGATTTGTGGCAAGTGTACCTGAACGAGGCAGCGTCCGAGTACCAGGATCCCACCGAGTTCTTTCGGCGCACCTTTATCACCGAGGGGCTGCGGAAACTCCTTGGCAACGGCATCATCCGCATTGGCGGGCAGGGTGGCGACCCGGTGGTCGAGCTGCAAACAAACTTCGGCGGCGGCAAAACCCACAGCATGCTGGCGCTTTATCATCTTTTCTCCGGCACGTCTGCGACCGAACTTCCCGGCGTCGAGCAAGTCCTGGAGGATGTCGGATGCAAGGTGGATTCGAAGGTCAATCGTGCCGTCGTCGTCGGCACGAAGGTGTCGCCCGGCAACCCGAGCACCAAGGCCGACGGGACGGTTGTCCGAACGATCTGGGGTGAGATCGCCTGGCAACTCGGCGGCAAGGCCGGTTACAAGATGATCCGTGCCGATGACGAAAATGCCACCAACCCCGGCGACAAAATGAAGGAACTGTTCAACAAGTTCTCGCCCTGTCTTGTCTTGATCGACGAATGGGTCGCTTACGCACGGCAGCTGCACGAAGGCAGCGTGCTTCCCGCGGGCACCTTCGACACCCAGTTTACCTTTGCCCAGGCATTGAGCGAGGCGGCCAAGGCGGCCAGGAACACCTTGCTGGTGGTCAGCATTCCCGCTTCCGACAACGAGATCGGCGGCGAGTGGGGCCAGCGTGCCTTGTCCCGACTCAAGAATGCCGTCGGTCGCGTGGAATCGAGCTGGCGACCGGCCAGTTCGGATGAAGGGTTTGAAATCGTGCGCCGTCGGCTCTTCGAGCCTCTGCATGAACCGCAGGCATTCGTGGCACGTGATGCCGTGGCGCGCGCCTTTGTGGAGATGTACGGAACGCAGCACAGCGAATTTCCATCCGAGTGTCGAGAGGCGGAGTACGAACGTCGCATCAAGCTGGCCTACCCGATCCACCCGGAACTTTTCGACCGGCTCTACAACGACTGGTCCACGCTCGACAAATTTCAACGCACGCGCGGCGTGTTGCGTCTGATGGCGGCGGTGATTCATTCTCTGTGGGAAAGACAGGACGGCAATCTGCTCATCATGCCTGGCACCATCCCCATTGACGATTCGGCGGTGCAGTTTGAGTTGACCCGCTACCTTGATGACCCGTGGACCCCTGTGATCGCCAAAGATGTGGACGGGGCGCATTCCTTGCCGCTCAGGCTTGACCGGGATTCCCCGAACCTGGGCCGCTACTCTGCCTGCCGTCGCGTGGCGCGTACCATCTATGTTGGATCGGCCCCGACCCAACGGGCTGCCCATCGAGGCATCGACGAGCGCCAGGTGAATTTGGGATGCGTCCAGCCTGGCGAAACCGTGGCCACCTTTGGCGATGCCATCCGCCGACTTACCGATCGGGCGACCTATCTGTATGTGGACGGCAGCCGTTATTGGTACGCGACCCAGCCCACGGTCACACGTCTTGCGGAGGACCGTGCGAACCAGATCCACGAACACGATGTCATGGACGAGATCGTGCGCCGCCTGCGCGACGAGGCGCGCAGCCGTGGCGATTTCCATCGCGTGCATGCGTGTCCGAGCGGCAGCGATATTCCGGACGAACACGAGGCGCGGCTGGTGATCCTGAGTCCGGATCGTCCTCACGGCAAAGGGCAAGCGGATAGCGCGGCGCGCATGGAGGCGCAGGCCATCCTGGACAGTCGCGGCAGTAGTCCCCGGTCCTACAAAAACACCCTGGTGTTCCTGGCGGGCGATGCAAGTCGGCTCAAGGAGCTTCAGGTTGCCGTCCGGCAATTCATGTCCTGGAAGTCCATATGGGACGAGCGGGAACAACTCAATCTTGATCCGTTCCAAGCCAAACAAGCGGATACGCAGCGCAAGAACGGCGATGAAACGGTTAAAGTGCGCATTCCCGAGACCTACCAGTGGCTGCTTGTCCCGAACCAGCCAGACCCGAGGGGATCGCCGGAATGGACGGAAACACGCCTGCAAGGATTGGATTCGTTGGCGCTTCGCGCTGCCAAAAAGCTCAAGAGCGAGGAGATGCTCCTCGTCCAGATGGGTGGAGTTCGGTTGCGCCTTGAATTGGACCGGGTACCTCTCTGGCGAGGTCATGACGTGCCGGTGAAGCAGCTTGTCGAGGATTTTGCGACGTACCTGTACCTTCCCCGTCTTCGCGATTCGGACGTGCTGATCGCGGCCATCCGGGAAGGAATCACGCGACCGACCTGGCAGTCGGACACGTTTGCCGGCGCACAGTCCAGGGATGCCGCAGGCCGCTATTCAGGCCTTGCGGGTGGCGGTTCAGCCACTGTTCAGGACGAAGCGGGATTGATCATCGTCAAGCCCGATGTGGCAGCCGAACAACAGCGCCGGGATATCGCAGCGGCTGAGACGAAAGCCGGAAACGGTTCGGCGACGGTCCCGGACATCGAACGGACCGTGGCACGGCGTCAATCGACCGGGAAGGGGGGAACGCTTGCAACGGACCCCGGCATACCACCAGCCGCCCTCGGGTATCGAAGATTTCGCGGATCGGTGCGGATCGATTCGCTCCGGGCTGGACGGGACGCCAGTCGGATTGCCGACGAGGTGATCCAACATCTGTCGAGATATATCGGGGCCAACGTCGAAGTGACGATGGAAATCCGCGCCGAGTTGCCGAGCGGGGCCAGCGAGAAGACCATCCGCGATGTAACCGAAAATTGCCGCACCCTGCGCTTCGCTTCTTTTGGGTTCGAAGAAGAGTGA